The genomic segment TGGCCTCAGCAGTGGTCAGCTATCCCTTGATGGTTCGGTCGATCCGTAGTGCCTTCCTCTCCATTGATCCACGCCTGGAACTGGTGTCTCAGACCCTTGGAGTTCCACCCTGGAGAACATTCCTCCGTATTTCGTTGCCTCTTTCTGCCAATGGCATCATTGCTGGCTGCCTCTTGGCATTTGCTCGAAGTATTGGTGAGTTTGGTGCGACGATCATGATTGCAGGAGATATTCCAGGACAAACAAGAACCATTCCCCTGGCGATTTATAGCTTGTCGAACACCATTGGTGGTATTGAAAGTGGTTGGCCTCTTGTGTTGATTGCTGTTTTGCTGTCATCGCTATCCTTGATTTTAGGAGAGCTGCTTGAGCGACAAAGCGGGAAATATGAGCATACTTGAGGTCAGCTTTAAGCATCGCTACGCATCAGGTTTTACCCTTGATGTTGATTTTGCTATCGACAGTAAAATCACATCTATTTTTGGCTCCTCTGGAAGTGGAAAGACAACAATTTTGGCGATGATTGCGGGGCTCAGGGTTCCTGAGCAGGGGACGATTGTTTTGAATGATCGCGTTCTATTTGATCACTCTTCGAGGATTAATGTGCCAATTCATCAAAGAAGGATTGGTGTTATTTTTCAGGATCATCTACTGTTTCCGCATTTGAATGTCGAGAATAATTTGTTGTATGGATTTCATGGTGGCAGGACTGCCTCGGTGCGCTCTGATGTCGAGCGTGTCTGTGATGTGCTGGAAATTGGTCATCTCTTAGGGCGTTATCCCAAGACGTTGTCTGGTGGTGAGTGCCAGAGGGTTGCCATCGGTCGAACGTTGCTCAGCGGTCCGGAAGCCCTGTTGATGGATGAACCCTTGGCCAGTCTTGATGATCGATTGAGGGATTCGATTCTCAAGTATCTGGACAGAATTATTGAAGAGTGGAATATTCCGGCAATCTTTATCAGCCATAACCAGTCATTGGTTCAGCGCTTTTCGAGCCACACAATTGTTGTAGACCAAGGTCGAGTGTTGTCTTCGGGGTTAACGTCCAGCACGATTGAAGCCTATGGCCCTGACATTTGGAAGTCGGCTAAGGGGCCGATGAATTGGCTCAAAATTGATTCTTTTGAAAAGCATGATGGTTTTATGTTTGCGATCGTTTTTGGTCAAAAAATTCAATTACCAGGCTTCCATGATCATCTTGG from the Synechococcus sp. KORDI-100 genome contains:
- the modB gene encoding molybdate ABC transporter permease subunit, producing MAIDVTAVRLSLQVALTAVLVSLPSAIAFGYLLAKHRFRGKFILQNLIDLPLVLPPVVTGYCLLVVLGPKGPVGSFLETTFHLRLSFNWFGAALASAVVSYPLMVRSIRSAFLSIDPRLELVSQTLGVPPWRTFLRISLPLSANGIIAGCLLAFARSIGEFGATIMIAGDIPGQTRTIPLAIYSLSNTIGGIESGWPLVLIAVLLSSLSLILGELLERQSGKYEHT
- the modC gene encoding molybdenum ABC transporter ATP-binding protein, with amino-acid sequence MSDKAGNMSILEVSFKHRYASGFTLDVDFAIDSKITSIFGSSGSGKTTILAMIAGLRVPEQGTIVLNDRVLFDHSSRINVPIHQRRIGVIFQDHLLFPHLNVENNLLYGFHGGRTASVRSDVERVCDVLEIGHLLGRYPKTLSGGECQRVAIGRTLLSGPEALLMDEPLASLDDRLRDSILKYLDRIIEEWNIPAIFISHNQSLVQRFSSHTIVVDQGRVLSSGLTSSTIEAYGPDIWKSAKGPMNWLKIDSFEKHDGFMFAIVFGQKIQLPGFHDHLGDKMYIQFFANDVVLAKDPLMNISTRNHLHGDVVRFVEQASHVLVGVDIGSIVWAKITLEAKRELNLEIGVPIVLLVKTQALDCVG